The Heyndrickxia vini genome contains a region encoding:
- a CDS encoding peroxiredoxin family protein encodes MYKKIIVIIGLVGLIGWGILDYTSSPKKAVTTTQETHSVNNKSIEIGVMEGQKAPDFQLQNIKGKEMKLSELEGKKVIVNFWATWCPPCKAEMPHMQKYYHTAERNNVEILAVNLTTSEKNVNNIGEFVKNYGLTFPILLDQHGKIGENYQAYTIPTSYIIDTKGVIRKKIIGPMDKEMMTELISSID; translated from the coding sequence GTGTATAAAAAAATAATTGTCATCATCGGATTGGTTGGATTGATTGGCTGGGGAATTCTCGATTATACTTCATCTCCAAAGAAGGCCGTAACGACCACTCAAGAAACGCACTCAGTTAATAATAAATCCATCGAAATTGGTGTGATGGAAGGACAGAAAGCACCAGATTTTCAATTGCAAAATATTAAAGGGAAAGAAATGAAGCTATCGGAGCTTGAAGGGAAGAAAGTAATCGTAAATTTTTGGGCGACATGGTGTCCGCCGTGTAAAGCGGAAATGCCCCATATGCAAAAATATTACCATACTGCTGAAAGAAACAATGTTGAGATCTTGGCTGTGAATTTAACAACCTCGGAAAAGAATGTGAATAATATTGGGGAGTTTGTAAAAAATTACGGTTTAACTTTTCCAATATTACTTGATCAACATGGTAAAATAGGAGAAAACTATCAAGCTTACACAATCCCTACAAGTTATATTATAGATACAAAAGGAGTGATACGTAAGAAAATAATAGGTCCAATGGATAAGGAAATGATGACTGAACTAATCAGTAGTATTGATTAA
- a CDS encoding class I SAM-dependent methyltransferase, with the protein MAGHRFKPEKAEKLLDPKRQELIPPEKVIELLDIQNGDIIADLGAGNGYLTLPLAKQTNETIYAVDIEPKMLDLLKGRAEQEGYQNIQYIQSDLENIQLEDHSVNKAVIAFVMHEVPDMKKAISECKRILKANGRLTILEWEAVESEIGPPLFERIPSGDLKQFLLENGFHSTVVSLNQSVYAASIDMY; encoded by the coding sequence ATGGCGGGACACCGATTTAAACCTGAGAAAGCCGAAAAATTACTTGATCCTAAACGTCAGGAGTTGATTCCACCGGAAAAAGTGATTGAACTATTAGATATTCAAAATGGAGATATTATTGCGGATTTAGGCGCTGGAAATGGTTATTTGACACTGCCATTGGCGAAACAAACAAATGAAACCATTTATGCGGTAGATATTGAACCTAAAATGCTTGATCTATTAAAAGGAAGAGCAGAACAGGAGGGTTACCAAAATATTCAGTATATCCAAAGTGATTTGGAAAACATTCAGCTTGAAGACCATAGTGTAAACAAGGCAGTTATTGCGTTTGTTATGCATGAAGTACCTGATATGAAAAAAGCGATAAGTGAGTGTAAGCGTATTTTGAAAGCGAATGGGCGCTTAACCATTCTCGAATGGGAAGCGGTAGAATCTGAGATTGGTCCACCTCTTTTTGAAAGAATTCCCTCCGGTGACTTAAAACAATTTTTGCTTGAGAATGGGTTTCATTCAACCGTCGTTTCCTTGAATCAATCGGTTTATGCAGCTTCGATAGATATGTACTAA
- a CDS encoding PadR family transcriptional regulator: MEEQLKRLRKSMKKNTFHELNFNARLRENILHEIKEEEEAEEDIFLALMQLLVVEKSGYELISLLRSRGMKKFENNEGSLYMMLHRLEHTGYLQARWNNSNVKLYCLNNKGHRWLRKAEKSKHTDGMFIKKAPFLNVEF; this comes from the coding sequence ATGGAAGAACAATTAAAAAGGCTTCGCAAATCGATGAAAAAGAATACATTTCATGAACTTAATTTTAATGCTCGGCTTCGAGAAAATATCCTCCATGAAATCAAAGAGGAAGAAGAAGCGGAGGAAGATATTTTTCTTGCCTTGATGCAATTACTTGTTGTAGAAAAGTCAGGGTATGAATTAATAAGTCTTTTACGTAGCAGAGGAATGAAAAAGTTCGAAAACAATGAAGGTTCCTTATATATGATGTTGCATCGACTGGAACATACAGGTTACCTGCAAGCGAGATGGAATAACTCGAACGTGAAGCTTTATTGCCTAAATAATAAAGGACATAGATGGCTTCGAAAGGCTGAAAAGAGCAAGCATACTGACGGTATGTTTATAAAAAAGGCACCGTTTTTAAATGTTGAATTTTAA
- a CDS encoding cytochrome c biogenesis CcdA family protein codes for MENISILFALSAGLLSFFSPCVFPLIPAYVAHLTDGTVSSGKVKADKKVLFFRSISFILGFSIVFVLLGASASIVGQLFLENKKLIQMLGGLLIIFFGLQMLGIFNFKFLMFEKSFMHKIDFKVTSIRSFILGIAFGSGWTPCVGLALSSILLLASSSETIYSGMFLLWIYSLGLGIPFLVLSMVVTYSLKMVKRINKLLPKLSLINGWILIIMGVLLFTGQMQRISSYLSAFTI; via the coding sequence TTGGAGAATATATCAATTTTATTTGCACTATCCGCAGGCTTACTCTCATTTTTTTCACCTTGTGTATTTCCGTTGATTCCCGCATATGTAGCACACTTAACTGATGGTACTGTTTCATCAGGAAAAGTGAAGGCAGATAAGAAAGTTTTGTTCTTTCGTTCGATTAGCTTTATCTTAGGTTTTAGTATCGTTTTTGTTTTATTGGGAGCATCTGCCAGTATTGTTGGACAGCTGTTCCTGGAAAATAAAAAGCTAATTCAAATGCTTGGTGGGCTTTTAATCATCTTTTTTGGTTTGCAAATGCTTGGGATTTTTAATTTTAAATTTTTAATGTTTGAAAAAAGTTTTATGCACAAAATAGACTTTAAGGTAACTTCTATTCGATCATTTATCCTTGGAATTGCTTTTGGATCGGGATGGACTCCTTGTGTGGGACTTGCATTATCTTCGATTTTATTGCTTGCCAGCTCGTCTGAAACAATCTATTCAGGTATGTTTTTATTATGGATATATTCTCTTGGCTTAGGAATACCGTTCCTTGTCTTATCCATGGTTGTTACATACTCACTAAAAATGGTAAAAAGGATCAATAAACTACTACCAAAGCTATCTTTAATCAATGGTTGGATCCTTATTATTATGGGTGTTTTACTATTTACGGGTCAAATGCAAAGGATTAGTTCCTATTTATCAGCATTTACAATCTGA
- a CDS encoding NADP-dependent oxidoreductase: protein MQKQIQLAKRPIGTPSMEDFAFIEAPIGTPSDGEVLIRTVYISVDPYLRGRMQDVKSYIPPFRLNEVITSGIIGQVVESKSEQFAKGDVIIGTLGWQEYSIANEKEIRKIDATLAPVTANLSIIGMTGLTAYFGLLDIGQPKEGETVVVSGAAGAVGSTVGQIAKIKGARVVGIAGTEEKCRYLLDELGFDAVINYKQEDVSSALEKACPNGIDIYFDNVGGSISDAVFPLLNKFARIPVCGAISSYNKVEMDMGPRVQTALIKTSALMKGFTLGDYSSRFKEGGTALATWLNEGKLKYEETITEGFDHIIDAFLDLFKGANLGKQLVKVADIEE from the coding sequence ATGCAAAAACAAATTCAACTTGCAAAACGCCCGATTGGAACGCCTTCGATGGAGGATTTTGCTTTTATTGAAGCACCAATTGGAACACCGTCAGATGGTGAAGTACTGATCCGTACCGTATATATTTCAGTTGATCCATACTTACGTGGAAGGATGCAGGACGTAAAATCGTATATTCCTCCATTCCGATTAAATGAGGTCATTACAAGTGGAATCATCGGTCAAGTAGTAGAATCAAAATCGGAACAGTTTGCTAAAGGTGATGTGATCATTGGCACCCTTGGCTGGCAGGAATACTCGATTGCGAATGAAAAGGAGATTCGCAAAATTGATGCGACGCTGGCTCCTGTAACCGCGAATCTAAGTATTATCGGAATGACAGGATTAACCGCCTACTTTGGTTTGCTTGATATTGGACAACCAAAGGAAGGAGAAACCGTCGTTGTTTCAGGAGCCGCTGGTGCAGTGGGATCGACCGTTGGACAAATTGCGAAGATAAAAGGGGCGCGTGTCGTAGGGATTGCCGGTACGGAAGAAAAATGTCGTTACCTTTTAGATGAACTTGGATTTGATGCAGTAATTAATTATAAACAGGAAGATGTTTCTAGTGCATTAGAAAAAGCATGTCCGAATGGAATCGATATCTATTTCGATAATGTGGGCGGCTCTATTTCTGATGCCGTATTCCCACTCCTTAACAAGTTTGCTCGTATTCCGGTTTGTGGGGCAATTTCTTCCTACAATAAAGTGGAGATGGATATGGGTCCTCGTGTGCAAACTGCGCTTATCAAAACAAGTGCTCTTATGAAAGGATTTACCCTAGGAGATTATTCAAGTCGATTTAAAGAAGGTGGCACCGCGCTTGCTACATGGTTAAACGAAGGAAAACTTAAATATGAAGAAACCATTACCGAAGGATTCGACCATATTATCGATGCCTTCCTTGACCTATTTAAAGGGGCAAATCTCGGAAAGCAACTCGTCAAAGTAGCGGATATTGAAGAATAA
- a CDS encoding MmcQ/YjbR family DNA-binding protein: MKSQMEIILEHARNICLALPEAMEHIDGFGHTTFQVNGKSFVRLSERTGLSFKSDLETQEWLLQKEQFLKTPYIGRHGWVSIQSPSDENWAELKELIQEAYLRAAPKRLVKEWIKLHKVN; the protein is encoded by the coding sequence ATGAAATCACAGATGGAGATAATCCTTGAACATGCGCGCAATATCTGTCTAGCCCTTCCTGAGGCCATGGAGCATATCGATGGATTCGGACACACTACTTTTCAAGTCAATGGAAAATCCTTCGTTAGATTAAGTGAAAGAACTGGATTATCATTTAAGTCAGATCTGGAAACGCAGGAATGGTTGCTGCAGAAAGAGCAGTTCCTCAAAACACCTTATATTGGCCGTCACGGCTGGGTATCTATTCAAAGCCCAAGTGATGAAAATTGGGCCGAACTGAAAGAACTTATTCAGGAAGCTTATCTGCGCGCTGCCCCAAAGCGCTTGGTAAAGGAATGGATTAAACTGCATAAAGTTAATTAA
- a CDS encoding FtsW/RodA/SpoVE family cell cycle protein encodes MNDHKHSFLQEVTEQIKSKEAKKFIKLELDHHIQHAKNDWMQKGLTEDEAEEKAVVQMGSPQMLGQQFNKLHRPKIDWLLLILLGVTLLLGFMPLLSVAIKGYASNDPLLLKKAIFIVLGGVIAIGIMLGDYRRLKNLGLYFFSFGMGILFLLFFIGDVFNGVYVYHLGPVWVDSTVAMPFFIIAWASFLQNDHFNYWKICILFIFSVILFLPVGGIPSFFLYAIMVFIMLLWSGRDIKKTLIMAGAGIISVGIAGIVVFPSIKPYQLSRLTGFLQPESYPNSAGYIYLRMRELLADAGWTGHSVSNPKLFDFEPHTDLVFVSLTYHYGWIFGIGLMSVLLLFVGRMLGVLRKINDSFGKLLVFGAMILFTIQVVYNIGMSLGLLPITSMSLPFISYGFMPVVLNAIIIGIVLSVYRRKDLIISVM; translated from the coding sequence ATGAATGATCACAAACATTCCTTTTTGCAAGAAGTGACAGAACAAATCAAATCGAAAGAGGCAAAAAAGTTTATTAAGCTGGAGTTGGATCATCATATCCAACATGCAAAAAATGACTGGATGCAAAAGGGATTAACAGAGGATGAGGCGGAAGAGAAAGCAGTAGTGCAAATGGGAAGTCCACAAATGCTTGGGCAGCAATTCAATAAGCTTCATCGACCAAAGATTGATTGGCTGCTGTTGATCCTGCTAGGTGTGACTTTGCTTTTAGGATTTATGCCGCTTTTATCGGTCGCGATTAAAGGATATGCTTCGAATGATCCACTTTTATTGAAGAAGGCCATTTTTATTGTGTTGGGAGGGGTGATTGCAATTGGAATTATGTTAGGTGATTATCGAAGGTTAAAAAATCTCGGTTTATATTTTTTTAGTTTTGGGATGGGAATTCTTTTTCTGCTTTTCTTTATAGGTGATGTGTTTAATGGAGTCTATGTTTATCATTTGGGACCAGTGTGGGTGGATAGTACGGTCGCAATGCCGTTTTTTATTATTGCTTGGGCTTCCTTTTTACAAAATGATCATTTCAATTATTGGAAGATTTGTATTCTGTTCATCTTTTCCGTAATACTTTTTCTTCCAGTTGGAGGCATCCCTTCTTTTTTTCTTTATGCCATCATGGTGTTCATTATGCTGCTTTGGAGTGGACGTGATATTAAGAAAACTCTCATCATGGCTGGTGCAGGAATCATTAGTGTTGGAATTGCTGGTATAGTTGTTTTTCCATCCATAAAGCCATATCAGCTTAGTCGACTAACTGGATTTTTACAACCGGAATCCTACCCTAATTCGGCAGGATATATCTACTTGCGAATGAGAGAACTACTAGCAGATGCTGGATGGACCGGTCACTCTGTTTCAAATCCTAAGCTGTTTGATTTTGAACCGCATACTGATCTGGTCTTTGTTAGCTTAACTTACCATTATGGATGGATTTTTGGTATTGGGTTAATGAGTGTTTTACTGTTATTTGTTGGAAGAATGCTTGGTGTTTTGAGAAAAATCAATGATTCATTCGGAAAATTGCTCGTGTTTGGAGCAATGATCCTGTTTACTATCCAGGTAGTATATAATATCGGCATGTCGCTCGGCTTACTTCCGATCACCTCCATGTCCTTGCCATTTATCAGTTACGGTTTTATGCCGGTTGTGCTAAATGCGATAATTATTGGAATTGTTTTAAGTGTTTATAGGAGAAAAGATTTGATTATATCTGTTATGTAA
- a CDS encoding nucleotidyltransferase domain-containing protein: protein MDNKNFDTLNEQSKSQLLVLSEIKEIFTSLQEPFWMRGGWAIDFLLGRITRQHNDIDLVAWAYRRKEIERALVEAGYELKPVSKLQTDFCRNGVDVQFCFLNRNDDGQIIGNGIPDWIWREDALPTQLFELYRLSVFVMSPHQLLEEKEVYEQIGRTPRVKDVESKKLLRKIIDDLVK from the coding sequence ATGGACAACAAAAACTTTGATACACTAAATGAACAATCCAAGTCTCAGTTACTAGTACTTTCCGAAATAAAAGAGATATTCACTTCATTACAAGAACCATTCTGGATGCGAGGAGGATGGGCAATAGACTTCCTGCTTGGGCGGATCACTCGCCAGCATAACGACATTGATTTAGTTGCATGGGCTTATCGTCGTAAAGAGATTGAACGGGCATTAGTAGAGGCGGGATATGAACTTAAACCCGTAAGTAAATTGCAAACGGACTTTTGTAGGAATGGGGTGGATGTTCAATTTTGCTTTCTAAATCGAAATGATGATGGGCAAATAATCGGAAATGGTATACCGGATTGGATTTGGAGAGAGGATGCATTACCCACTCAACTTTTTGAACTATATCGTCTTTCGGTATTTGTAATGAGCCCACACCAATTATTAGAAGAAAAAGAAGTGTATGAACAAATAGGTCGAACACCGCGTGTGAAGGATGTTGAAAGTAAAAAGCTACTTCGAAAGATCATAGATGATCTAGTAAAATAA
- a CDS encoding sigma-70 family RNA polymerase sigma factor, whose translation MEEIVVENLETRSKEYVLDEIMKQYGQEILQLTYSYVKNRTVAEDLTQEIFVKCYRSLHTYNQRAKLRTWLWRIAINHCKDYLRSWYNKHVVVTEHESETIGTSKETVEQAVIKMDEDEKLAYEVMNLPDNYREIIYLFYFEEMRLKDIAEVTGVNENTLKSRLKRAKELLKVRLEE comes from the coding sequence GTGGAAGAGATAGTAGTGGAAAATTTGGAGACGAGAAGTAAGGAATATGTACTTGATGAAATAATGAAACAATATGGACAGGAAATTTTACAGCTCACCTATTCCTATGTGAAAAATAGAACCGTTGCGGAGGATTTAACCCAGGAGATATTTGTAAAATGCTATCGCTCTCTTCATACATATAATCAAAGGGCCAAACTGAGAACTTGGTTATGGCGTATTGCCATTAATCATTGCAAAGATTATTTGCGAAGTTGGTATAACAAACATGTTGTTGTAACCGAGCATGAATCGGAAACCATTGGAACATCAAAAGAAACGGTAGAACAAGCTGTAATTAAAATGGATGAGGATGAAAAATTAGCCTATGAAGTGATGAATCTACCAGATAATTACCGAGAAATTATCTACCTATTTTATTTTGAGGAAATGCGACTTAAGGATATTGCGGAGGTGACTGGTGTAAATGAAAATACGCTGAAATCACGACTTAAGCGTGCCAAAGAGCTGTTAAAAGTACGATTGGAGGAGTAG
- a CDS encoding TetR/AcrR family transcriptional regulator: MKGLSQLIQSKSNAKNKLVRDQILKAAKQLFAKKGYEGTTVRQICNEANVSLALVSYHFGGKENVFFEVFEPIRQLFANMNYDLSDSLGALKIFCRQFVIFRNEEHELISILQQELVMNSPRLEKLTDVFIPSWEQLRLILKKCQDENTIQFPSIDLAVNFVMGTLMYSFNISFLNRAQSELSSEEVADLAVTFIINGLTMGKR; the protein is encoded by the coding sequence ATGAAAGGGCTGAGTCAATTAATACAGAGCAAAAGTAATGCAAAAAATAAACTTGTACGTGATCAAATTCTAAAAGCAGCGAAGCAGCTATTTGCGAAAAAAGGCTATGAAGGGACAACTGTCAGACAGATTTGTAATGAAGCAAATGTTTCGTTGGCTCTCGTTTCGTATCATTTTGGAGGAAAGGAAAACGTCTTTTTCGAAGTGTTCGAACCGATTAGACAATTGTTTGCGAATATGAACTATGATTTATCTGATTCGTTAGGTGCCCTGAAAATATTTTGCAGGCAGTTTGTTATTTTTAGAAATGAAGAACATGAATTAATTAGTATTTTACAGCAAGAGTTAGTAATGAATAGTCCAAGATTAGAGAAGTTGACAGATGTATTTATCCCTTCCTGGGAGCAGCTTCGGTTAATTTTAAAAAAGTGCCAAGATGAAAACACGATCCAATTTCCCTCAATCGATCTAGCTGTGAATTTTGTGATGGGCACATTGATGTATTCGTTTAATATTTCATTTTTAAACCGGGCACAATCGGAATTGTCTTCTGAAGAGGTAGCAGATCTTGCTGTAACCTTTATTATTAATGGACTGACTATGGGAAAGAGGTAA
- a CDS encoding response regulator transcription factor translates to MNNRGKSILIVDIDQKIRSLIKEELESAGFQVLEARNGAEAKGIFITYDPCFVIMEIILDDTNGYELCSWIRTKQKSEIPIVIVSKLTNDEDKIKGLKIGADDYITKPFNLKELSVRVETVLRRTAHRCNKITYRGITLKPLKGEVKYEGIQIPLTLHEFKLLYFLMRHPNQILSRLQILDELYPNDNKLVSERTIDVHILKLREKFKHHMKDRELIETVRGIGYRFIAF, encoded by the coding sequence ATGAATAATAGGGGAAAATCGATTCTTATAGTTGATATTGATCAAAAGATTCGTAGTTTAATAAAAGAAGAACTTGAAAGTGCCGGATTTCAAGTGTTAGAGGCAAGAAATGGGGCGGAAGCAAAAGGTATTTTTATTACATATGACCCCTGTTTTGTCATTATGGAGATAATCTTGGATGATACCAATGGTTATGAACTATGCAGTTGGATTCGCACCAAGCAGAAAAGCGAGATACCGATTGTGATTGTATCAAAATTAACTAATGATGAGGATAAAATTAAAGGTTTAAAGATTGGTGCAGATGATTATATAACGAAGCCTTTTAATTTGAAAGAACTGAGCGTAAGGGTTGAAACGGTGTTAAGAAGAACCGCTCATCGTTGTAACAAAATAACATATAGAGGGATTACACTTAAACCATTAAAAGGTGAAGTGAAATATGAAGGTATTCAAATTCCGTTAACTCTTCACGAATTTAAACTATTATACTTCTTGATGCGGCACCCGAATCAAATTTTATCTCGTTTACAAATATTGGATGAATTATATCCAAATGATAATAAATTAGTATCAGAACGGACAATTGATGTTCATATATTAAAGCTTAGGGAGAAGTTTAAACATCACATGAAGGATCGCGAGTTAATCGAAACGGTTCGAGGGATTGGTTATCGCTTTATTGCATTCTGA
- a CDS encoding GNAT family N-acetyltransferase, which yields MKINRTNDFELIAKLNKHVHDLHIKLYPEHFKEYNFEEMKAFFESIIDIEEFVFLLLEENEQPLGYAWIELREYPDNPFKKAYKSVYVHQISISENQGKKGYGSRLMDEICNIARKNGINKIELDYWFNNEIAKSFYKKKGFVKYREFVYKDI from the coding sequence ATGAAAATAAATCGAACAAATGATTTCGAATTAATTGCTAAGTTGAATAAGCATGTACACGATTTGCACATAAAGTTATATCCTGAGCACTTTAAAGAATATAACTTTGAAGAGATGAAGGCTTTCTTTGAAAGTATTATTGATATAGAGGAATTCGTTTTTCTTTTATTGGAAGAAAATGAGCAGCCTTTAGGTTATGCGTGGATCGAATTAAGAGAGTATCCGGATAACCCCTTTAAAAAAGCGTATAAATCTGTATATGTGCATCAAATTAGTATTTCGGAAAATCAAGGTAAAAAAGGTTACGGGTCTAGATTGATGGATGAAATTTGTAATATTGCACGAAAAAATGGGATTAATAAAATTGAATTGGACTATTGGTTTAATAACGAGATAGCAAAAAGCTTTTATAAGAAAAAGGGATTTGTAAAATACCGTGAATTTGTTTACAAAGATATTTGA
- a CDS encoding DUF1648 domain-containing protein → MSNQWKRPKLTIAKTKSEWVWDIIGYLFYLGSIALLIIVWNKIPSEVPAHYNAVGDVDRWGSKMELLILPFVGAFILLFMQVLEKFPEVHNYPSRLNESNAEQFYLHSRKLLNQIKNICLILFSLILVESISIANDWWEGGFGIWFLPITILGTGIPIVLGIIKQRKIGR, encoded by the coding sequence ATGTCAAACCAATGGAAACGACCAAAGTTAACGATTGCAAAGACAAAAAGTGAATGGGTATGGGATATTATTGGCTATTTATTTTATCTTGGATCGATTGCCCTGTTGATCATTGTTTGGAATAAGATTCCGTCTGAAGTTCCGGCACATTATAATGCGGTAGGCGATGTAGATCGCTGGGGGTCAAAAATGGAACTTCTCATTTTGCCGTTTGTTGGAGCCTTCATTTTACTTTTTATGCAAGTACTTGAGAAATTTCCTGAGGTTCATAATTATCCAAGCAGGTTGAACGAATCGAACGCAGAGCAATTTTATTTACATAGCCGAAAGCTTTTAAATCAAATCAAAAATATTTGTTTGATACTCTTTTCGCTAATCCTTGTGGAATCCATTTCAATTGCAAATGACTGGTGGGAAGGCGGTTTTGGGATATGGTTTCTGCCGATAACAATTTTAGGAACGGGGATTCCGATTGTATTAGGGATTATAAAGCAAAGGAAGATTGGAAGGTAG
- a CDS encoding SDR family oxidoreductase translates to MKDLSGKIAIVTGASRRDGIGAAICLEFARRGADVFFTHLRQYDRQMEYYIEEDFPMELEKKLQEMGVRVGSLEVDLSLPDGPVNLLNEVENQIGLPSILVNNATYSIDVDYKAMTTEILDRHYAVNVRGTCMLTVEFARRIEGKHGGRVINLVSGQDKSPEPGNLAYVTTKGAISTFTKTMALEVAKHHITVNAVDPGPTDTGWMSDKLKEHLLPKFPMGRIGQPDDASRLIAFLVSDEAKWITGQIIHSDGGFWD, encoded by the coding sequence ATGAAGGATTTATCTGGGAAAATTGCAATCGTCACTGGGGCTAGCCGCCGTGATGGGATTGGTGCAGCGATTTGTTTAGAGTTTGCTCGTAGGGGAGCAGATGTATTTTTTACCCATCTTCGCCAATATGATCGGCAAATGGAGTATTACATCGAGGAAGACTTTCCAATGGAGCTTGAGAAGAAATTGCAGGAAATGGGTGTACGGGTCGGTTCGTTAGAGGTTGATCTTAGCCTACCAGATGGACCTGTGAATCTATTAAATGAAGTGGAAAACCAAATAGGTTTGCCTTCGATTCTAGTGAATAATGCGACATATAGTATTGATGTAGATTATAAAGCAATGACAACGGAGATTCTGGACCGTCATTACGCTGTGAATGTTCGTGGAACGTGTATGCTAACTGTGGAATTTGCGAGACGAATTGAAGGAAAGCACGGTGGCAGAGTGATTAATCTTGTTTCGGGTCAAGATAAGTCACCGGAACCGGGCAACTTAGCTTATGTGACGACCAAGGGGGCGATTTCAACATTTACGAAGACGATGGCCTTAGAGGTTGCGAAACACCATATTACTGTTAATGCAGTTGACCCAGGTCCTACCGATACGGGATGGATGAGTGATAAGTTAAAAGAGCATTTATTGCCAAAATTTCCGATGGGGAGAATTGGACAACCTGATGATGCTTCTCGTCTTATCGCCTTTTTGGTCAGTGATGAGGCGAAGTGGATCACGGGGCAGATTATTCATTCGGATGGGGGATTTTGGGACTAA
- a CDS encoding OsmC family protein: MFEFELKNGVTHLHTQFGELSISSDRSKGFKPVELLVSSIVGCSVGILSNVLEKKRMDVQSIRVNTNVERNSEEANKVTRIDLHYIIEGTNISEEQIRKSLDVTFKNCGMIQSVIGSIQMKESFEVINL, translated from the coding sequence ATGTTCGAGTTTGAGTTGAAAAATGGTGTTACCCACCTTCACACACAATTTGGTGAGCTAAGCATATCGTCTGATCGGTCAAAAGGATTTAAGCCGGTTGAATTATTGGTCTCTTCTATTGTTGGATGCAGTGTTGGGATTTTAAGTAACGTACTTGAAAAAAAACGTATGGACGTTCAATCTATTCGTGTGAATACAAATGTCGAAAGAAATTCAGAGGAAGCGAATAAAGTGACGAGAATAGATCTTCACTACATTATCGAAGGCACAAACATTTCAGAGGAACAAATAAGGAAATCATTAGATGTCACATTTAAAAATTGCGGAATGATTCAATCAGTTATTGGGTCTATCCAGATGAAGGAATCGTTTGAAGTCATAAACCTATGA
- a CDS encoding helix-turn-helix transcriptional regulator, producing the protein MNKEQVIELISNKTRLIRVEKGYSQEKMAEIIGISKKTLVQIEKGRTLAGWTNIVAICALFRDSEVLQSVLGDEPLEVIETIAHNNVDRPKSKSMGGKVWWKEIAKKGDFRLQQNMISQHYRILDNQHVRWFSTFDLEEATSRLNELTNGGGNNI; encoded by the coding sequence ATGAATAAAGAGCAAGTCATTGAGCTAATTTCAAACAAAACGAGGCTCATTCGTGTAGAAAAAGGCTATTCGCAAGAAAAGATGGCTGAAATCATAGGGATTTCTAAAAAAACGCTCGTGCAGATTGAAAAAGGCAGAACGTTAGCTGGATGGACAAATATCGTGGCCATATGTGCATTATTCAGAGACAGTGAAGTACTGCAATCAGTACTAGGAGATGAGCCCTTGGAGGTCATTGAAACGATTGCTCATAATAATGTTGATAGACCAAAAAGTAAATCAATGGGCGGAAAAGTTTGGTGGAAGGAAATTGCTAAGAAAGGGGATTTTCGCTTGCAACAAAATATGATTAGTCAGCATTATCGTATTTTGGATAATCAACATGTTCGATGGTTTAGTACATTTGATCTTGAAGAAGCTACAAGTCGTTTAAATGAGTTAACTAATGGGGGAGGAAATAACATATGA